In Neoarius graeffei isolate fNeoGra1 chromosome 9, fNeoGra1.pri, whole genome shotgun sequence, one genomic interval encodes:
- the LOC132891112 gene encoding ferritin, middle subunit-like, which yields METSQIRQNYHRDCEAAVNKMVNLELYSSYTYTSMACYFTRDDVALEGFARFFRENAHEEREHAEKFVSFQNKRGGRVFLQDVKKPERDEWGSGLEAMQCALQLEKTVNQALLDLHKLSTDNGDPHLCDFLESHYLNEQVETIKKLGDHITNLTKMDAANNRMAEYLFDKHTLRGRS from the exons ATGGAGACTTCTCAGATCCGTCAGAACTACCACCGCGACTGCGAGGCCGCCGTTAACAAGATGGTGAACCTGGAGCTTTACTCCTCCTACACCTACACCTCCATG GCCTGCTACTTTACTCGCGATGACGTCGCGCTCGAGGGTTTCGCGCGTTTCTTCAGAGAGAACGCGCACGAGGAGCGCGAGCACGCGGAGAAGTTTGTGTCCTTCCAGAACAAGAGAGGCGGCCGCGTTTTCCTCCAGGACGTCAAG AAACCAGAGCGTGATGAGTGGGGCAGTGGACTGGAGGCCATGCAGTGTGCTCTGCAGCTGGAGAAGACTGTGAACCAGGCTCTGCTGGACCTGCACAAGCTCTCCACTGATAATGGAGATCCTCAT CTCTGTGACTTCCTGGAGTCTCACTACCTGAATGAGCAGGTGGAGACCATAAAAAAACTGGGTGACCACATCACCAACCTCACAAAGATGGATGCCGCCAACAACCGTATGGCTGAGTACCTGTTTGATAAACACACCCTGCGAGGAAGGAGTTAA